The genome window AGTCGGATGGTGAGACAGTACATTTTTACATATGCGGACCGGGCGATTACATGCGTATGGTGCAATTTACGCTGGTGTTCAGCGGATTTCGTCCTGATCAGATTCGGCGGGAAAATTTCGTCGTTGAACCGGTTGTATTGACACCACCACCGCTCAGTGCGCAGGATCGAACGGTATTGCTACGCTTTCGTGGTCGGGAGACAGAGATTCAGGTACCAGCCTACAAATCCATTTTACAGGCTGCTCTGGACGAGGGTATTTCGTTGCCTTACAGCTGTCGGGGTGGACGATGCTCGACCTGCGTGGCCCGTTGTCAATCGGGACGTGTGCATATGACAATCAACGACGTGCTGACTGAACGCGATCTTCGCGAAGGTTGGGTACTGACTTGTACCGGCTACCCGGAAAGCGATGGAGTTGTTATTGAAGTGTAGCGTGATAGTGTAACGCGGATATCCTGTCCGCATAGTAACATAGAAACTCGGCGGACAGGATGTCCGCGTTACACTTTCGTCTTCAGGAATTCAATAACCACGTTTAAGCCTCGCTGATAATGATTGTTGTTCGGGATAACAATGTCGGCTTCAGCGCGATAGGGCTTAATAAATTGCCGGTAAGTGGGTTTAACATGGTATTTCCAGCGGTACATGACATCATCGAGATCATAGCCGCGTTCTTCGGCATCCCGTTTTACGCGTCGTTCAAGTTTGATACTGTTTTTGGCGTCGATAAAGATTTTCAGGTCCATCTGATCGGCCAGTTCGCGGAAATGAAAAACGAAAATGCCTTCGACAATAATAATTGGCGCGGGCTGAAACGTCAGCATCCTCGGGATGATAGTCGGATTATTGAACGTATACTCTTTCTGGATGACGGTTTCACCCTGACGAAGT of Spirosoma agri contains these proteins:
- the udk gene encoding uridine kinase, which gives rise to MAIKPFIVGITGGSASGKTSFLKGVLSAFREDQICLISQDNYYLSRDVIPVDDQGVHNFDLPETIDHHLYAQHIEQLRQGETVIQKEYTFNNPTIIPRMLTFQPAPIIIVEGIFVFHFRELADQMDLKIFIDAKNSIKLERRVKRDAEERGYDLDDVMYRWKYHVKPTYRQFIKPYRAEADIVIPNNNHYQRGLNVVIEFLKTKV